A window of Devosia chinhatensis genomic DNA:
CCATGGCCATGGTGGTTTTCGTGCCGGGGCTTCTGGCCTTCATCTTCGGCTTTTTCGCCTTCCGCAGCCGCGTCACTGGCGTCTATCTCTCCATCATCACCCAGGCGATGACATTCGCGCTGTTGCTGGCCTTCTTCCGTAACGACATGGGCTTTGGCGGCAATAACGGGCTGACCGACTTCAAGGACATTCTCGGCGTTCCCGTTCAGGCCCAGACCACCCGCGTCACCCTTTTTGCGGCAACTGCGATCACCCTGGCCCTTTCGGTTCTGGTCTGCTCGGCCATCGTCAATTCCAAGCTGGGCAAGGTCATGGTGGCGGTCCGCGACGCTGAAAGTCGCACCCGCTTCCTCGGCTATCGCGTTGAATATGTGAAGCTCTTTGCCTTTACCGTATCGGCAATCATGGCCGGCATCGCCGGGGCACTTTACGTGCCGCAGGTCGGCATCATCAATCCTGGTGAATTCGATCCTGCCAATTCCATCGAGGTGGTCATCTGGACCGCTGTGGGCGGTCGCGGCACCCTGATCGGCCCCATCATCGGCGCCATCGTGGTCAATCTGGGCAAGTCCTGGTTCACCACCACCCTGCCCGAGCTCTGGCTCTTTGCGTTGGGTGCGCTCTTCGTCTTCTCGACGCTTTTTCTTCCAAAGGGGATTGTCGGTCTCTGGAAACAGCTGCTCGGCCGGCGCCGCAAGCCTGTCGACCCGCCGCCATCGACGCCGCAGCAATCTGCCGACATGGAAAAAGGCGAAGACCCGGCCACCTTTGATACCGGCATCCAAACCCGGCCAGCGGAGTAAAGGCGATGAGCACTGCGCAGGATACCATGCTCTACCTCAACGGCGTCTCGGTCGCCTTTGACGGGTTCAAGGCCATAAACAACCTCTCGATCATTGTCGGTCCGGCCGAAATGCTGGCCATTATCGGCCCGAACGGCGCAGGCAAGACAACGATGATGGACATCATCACCGGCAAGACCCGCCCCGATGCGGGAGACGTCCTCTTCGATGGTCGAACCGACCTGACCCGGCTCGACGAAGCTGCGATTGCCAATCTCGGCATTGGTCGCAAGTTCCAGAAGCCGACGGTGTTCGAGAGCCATACCGTCTGGGACAACCTCGAAATGGCGCTGAAAAAGCCGCGCGGCGTCTTTTCGACGCTGTTCTATACGGCCGGCCGGGACGACGTCGTCCGCATCGAAGAAATCCTCGATACGGTGCGCCTGCGTCATCGTCAGGACGAGCTCGCGGCCAATCTGAGCCATGGCCAGAAGCAATGGCTTGAGATCGGCATGCTGCTTGCGCAGGACCCCAAATTGCTCCTTGTCGACGAACCCGTGGCGGGCATGACCGACAGCGAGACCGAGGAAACGGCAAAACTGCTGCGCGAGATTTCCCAGACCCGCTCCGTTGTCGTCGTCGAACATGACATGAGCTTTGTACGCGAACTCGGCTCGCGCGTCGTCTGCCTCGCCGAGGGCGCCGTACTGGCCGAGGGAACGCTCGATCAGGTCAGTGGCAATCCCGTCGTCATCGAAAGGTATCTTGGCCGATGAGCACTGCTCTCACGATTTCCAACATCGATCTCCATTATGGCGCGGCCCAGGCTCTCAAGCGCATCTCGATTACCTGCGCTCCTGGTCGGATCACCGCCGTTCTGGGCCGAAATGGGGTCGGCAAGTCATCCACACTGCGCGCGGTCACCGGCATCAATCACATCTCGGCAGGAGAGATTGCCTTTGGCAGCGACACCCTGCGCAAGGCGCCACCCTATAAGCGCGCCCGCCTGGGCATCGGATATGTGCCCCAGGGTCGCGAAATCTTCCCGTTGTTGACGGTCAAGGAAAACCTGGAAACCGGTTATGCCGGCCTGTCCCGCGGCGATCGCAACGTACCGGCATATATTTTTGAACTCTTTCCCGTGCTCAAATCCATGCTCAACCGACGCGGCGGCGACCTCTCCGGAGGCCAGCAGCAGCAATTGGCGATCGGACGAGCGCTTGTCACCCGGCCCAAGGTGCTGGTGCTCGATGAGCCGACCGAAGGCATTCAGCCCTCCATCATCAAGGACATCGGCCGGGCGCTACAGTTTCTGCGCGACGAAAAGGGAATGACGATCCTGTTGGTCGAGCAATATCTCGATTTTTGCCGGGAGATAGCCGACGACATCTATGTCATGGATCGCGGAGAAATCATGCACAACGGACCAGCTGCCGACTTGGACCGTGCCGACGTCCGGCAACATCTCATGGTATGAACGCAAGACGCCCGGCCTAAGCCGGGCGTCTTGGACTTCAGAAGAATGCTTAGTTGACGAGGCCGCCAGCAACACAATCTTCGAGGGTGATGGTGTCGAGGTCAACCGTGGTCGCCGAGTTGCGGCTATCGAGGTCAGCCTGGGCGCCGGTCGGCTCATCCGTGGTGCCGGAGGTGCTGGCAGCCGGATCGGAGGGGTCGAGACCAGCAGGGGTGCCCTGGGCGTCAGCCAGCGACAGGGCATCGCAGTGCTGCTGCACGATCGGCAGATCGGTTTCGGAAACTTCGTTGTCGCCAACCATGGTCTGGGCATAGGCTGCACCACCGAACGAAACAGCGGTAACCAGGGCGAAGACACTCAATGCGGACTTAATGGTCATTTTAATAACCTCTTGAAAATTCTCTTTGAAAGAGCGTTTGCTCATCCATAAAACGAGCGTCCTCAAGGATCGTTGCATTGAAATTTGCTGTCCCTGAAAAATTCCCGGCCGCGAGGCTCCAGCGCGCACGTGGCATCGGGCGGATCAGCACCAAGCAGCGCGACAGCCGCACCGTTCTCGATACGCTCTTCCAGGAAGGCTGCAGCAAGATCCGCCTGCCCAATACCCATTCTTCAGCGCTCGAGGCTGTGCTCATCAACACTGCCGGGGGCATCACCGGGGGCGATCACCTGGCATGGGCCGCGGACGTCGCAGCCGGCGGACGTCTGGTGCTAACGACCCAGGCCTGCGAACGCAGCTACCGCTCTACCGGCGATGTCGCCCAGGTCCATATCGATCTCAAGGTCCGGGCCGGTGCGCATCTCGACTGGCTGCCCCAGGAGACCATCCTTTTTGAAGCCAGCAAGCTGCACCGCTGGCTGAACGTGGATCTCGAGGAAGCGGCGACCTTGACTGCCATCGAGGCCGTTCTTCTCGGGCGGGATGCCATGGGCGAAGATGCATACGATGCGATCCTGCGCGACAATTGGCGGGTCCGGCGCAACGGTCGCCTCATCCATGCGGAGGCCACCAGCCTCTCCGGGCAGGGCAACGAGCGCGATGCGCCATCCCTTCTCGCCGGCAACAAGGCCTTTGCCAGCATTCTGCATATTGCGGCCAACGACGACGCTGCTGCCGCCCTCGCCACTCGGATTCAACAACGTCTGCCCGACGGCGCCATCGCGCTCAGCGTCAACGGACCGCGTCTCGTCATACGCGCCATGGCTGAAACTGGGCTTGCATTGCGACGTATGATCGTTCCAACTCTATATGAACTGACAGGCGCGGGCAGCTTGCCCCGTCTCTGGCATCTCTAGGATCAAGCCCGATGAACCTGACCCCGCGCGAAAAAGACAAGCTTCTCATTGCCATGGCGGCCAATGTCGCCCGTCGGCGCCTGGAGCGCGGCGTCAAGCTCAATCACCCCGAAGCCATTGCACTGATCACCGATTTCGTCGTGGAGGGCGCTCGAGATGGGCGCGCCGTCTCCGAGCTCATGGAAGCGGGCGCCCATGTCATCACGCGCGAGCAGGTCATGGACGGCATTGCCGAGATGATTCACGATGTACAGGTGGAGGCCACCTTCCCCGACGGGACAAAGCTGGTCACCGTGCACCAGCCCATCCGCTAGCGCCGCCCGCCTGCCAACGAGGAGAAGACTTGTGATTCCAGGACAGATCATTCCGGCCGAGGGCGATATCGAACTCAACGTCGGGGCCGAACAGGTGGTGCTCGAAGTCGCCAATGTCGGCGATCGCCCCATTCAGGTGGGATCGCACTATCATTTCTATGAAACCAATGCTGGTCTCAGCTTCGATCGCGAAAAGACGCGCGGCATGCGCCTCGATATCGCCGCAGGCACCGCCGTGCGTTTCGAGCCCGGTCAGCGTCGCGAAGTCCGCCTTGTGCCGATTTTGGGTGACCGCAGGATATTCGGCTTTCGTCAGATGGTAATGGGACAAGTGTGAGCTTGCCCCTCAGCAGCATGGCCTCGGCGCGCGAAAGCTGATCTAAGCCGCATCAAACGATTTGCCGGACCCTGAAAAAATGGATGACACCCAGCGCAAGGAACAGTTCAAGCTCCAGCTTGCCAGCACTTTGGCCGACCTCAAGTCCGACGGCGTCCGCAATGTCGAAGCCATGGCGCTGATCGGCAGCCTCGCCACCGAGCTTGCTGACCGCTTGGGGCAGAACACGTGGAGTCAGGCCAAGACCATTCTCAGCGCACAGCAATTCGACGAATTGCTGACCTCGTTCCGCCTGCGCGGCAATCAGATGCAGCAATCGGGCAAGTCAGGTCACGTCTATGCGCTGCAGGCGCTGAGTGTGTCGCTGGTTGCCAAGGGACTGAGCGATGACGCCGATATTGCTGCCGGAGAACAATTACTGGACGCGCTGATCGATCGCACCGTTTCGGTAACGCGCAAAGGGATTGCGGCCACGAAAAACTAAAACGCCGGACCCAGGGGTCCGGCGCTTTGAGCTAGTCCGAAGAGTTCGGGTTAGCTGTTGCTCTCGTTCGTATAGATCGTCAGCGAGCCATCCTGGTCGTTGCTCAGGGCAACAACATCAGAGATGTCGATCGAGTTGGCCGACAGCAGATCGTTGAGGGCCGAATTGTTGCTCACGGCATCCTGAAGAGCCGAGATGTTGCTGGCATTGCCGTTAAGGGCATCGTTCAGCGCATTGGCATCGAAGTTTGCCACGTCGGCGATATCGACCACGCGAACATCGCTGACATCGGAGATGCCGCTGATATCGCCGTTACCGGCTTCGATCATCGACAGGACATCCGAGAAGTTGGCAACATTGCCGACCGAGCCGACATCACCAAGCGTGCCCGAAGCATCGCCACCGACATCACCGGAATTGGTCACGCCGCCGATGGTGCTGTCGAGCGTGTCAGTGACGGTATTATTGAGCGTGTCGCCCACAGTACCGTCGACAGTGCTGTTCACCGTGTCATTCACGGCATCGACGGTGCCATCGACCGTAGTGGTCACGGTATCGAGAGTATCACCAAGAATATTGGTGCTGTCACCGCTCTGCGCATAAGCAACAGCAGAAGTCAGCGAAAGGGCAGCAACAGAACTAATAAGAACCTTATGGAAAGCACGCATGGCTTCCTCCATTTAATTATTTATTAACGAAACCTTGGCGGTTCGGGGAGGAAAACAACTTCAAAAGCGGTTCGTTCCAATTTTAACGACGCCCGCTGCGCTAATAAGTGTTAGTTTCGAAACTGCATTTTCGTTT
This region includes:
- a CDS encoding urease accessory protein UreD, which codes for MKFAVPEKFPAARLQRARGIGRISTKQRDSRTVLDTLFQEGCSKIRLPNTHSSALEAVLINTAGGITGGDHLAWAADVAAGGRLVLTTQACERSYRSTGDVAQVHIDLKVRAGAHLDWLPQETILFEASKLHRWLNVDLEEAATLTAIEAVLLGRDAMGEDAYDAILRDNWRVRRNGRLIHAEATSLSGQGNERDAPSLLAGNKAFASILHIAANDDAAAALATRIQQRLPDGAIALSVNGPRLVIRAMAETGLALRRMIVPTLYELTGAGSLPRLWHL
- the urtC gene encoding urea ABC transporter permease subunit UrtC; translation: MLTQALFRALDKKAIWVIAIFLAVAILVPMANLLIPPGQFGHVPTYLVSLMGKYLAYAILALALDLVWGYCGILSLGHGAFFALGGYAMGMYLMRQIGSRGVYGNPNLPDFMVFLNWRELPWYWQGFDNFWFAMAMVVFVPGLLAFIFGFFAFRSRVTGVYLSIITQAMTFALLLAFFRNDMGFGGNNGLTDFKDILGVPVQAQTTRVTLFAATAITLALSVLVCSAIVNSKLGKVMVAVRDAESRTRFLGYRVEYVKLFAFTVSAIMAGIAGALYVPQVGIINPGEFDPANSIEVVIWTAVGGRGTLIGPIIGAIVVNLGKSWFTTTLPELWLFALGALFVFSTLFLPKGIVGLWKQLLGRRRKPVDPPPSTPQQSADMEKGEDPATFDTGIQTRPAE
- a CDS encoding urease subunit beta is translated as MIPGQIIPAEGDIELNVGAEQVVLEVANVGDRPIQVGSHYHFYETNAGLSFDREKTRGMRLDIAAGTAVRFEPGQRREVRLVPILGDRRIFGFRQMVMGQV
- the urtE gene encoding urea ABC transporter ATP-binding subunit UrtE; the protein is MSTALTISNIDLHYGAAQALKRISITCAPGRITAVLGRNGVGKSSTLRAVTGINHISAGEIAFGSDTLRKAPPYKRARLGIGYVPQGREIFPLLTVKENLETGYAGLSRGDRNVPAYIFELFPVLKSMLNRRGGDLSGGQQQQLAIGRALVTRPKVLVLDEPTEGIQPSIIKDIGRALQFLRDEKGMTILLVEQYLDFCREIADDIYVMDRGEIMHNGPAADLDRADVRQHLMV
- a CDS encoding urease subunit gamma, whose amino-acid sequence is MNLTPREKDKLLIAMAANVARRRLERGVKLNHPEAIALITDFVVEGARDGRAVSELMEAGAHVITREQVMDGIAEMIHDVQVEATFPDGTKLVTVHQPIR
- the urtD gene encoding urea ABC transporter ATP-binding protein UrtD, which produces MSTAQDTMLYLNGVSVAFDGFKAINNLSIIVGPAEMLAIIGPNGAGKTTMMDIITGKTRPDAGDVLFDGRTDLTRLDEAAIANLGIGRKFQKPTVFESHTVWDNLEMALKKPRGVFSTLFYTAGRDDVVRIEEILDTVRLRHRQDELAANLSHGQKQWLEIGMLLAQDPKLLLVDEPVAGMTDSETEETAKLLREISQTRSVVVVEHDMSFVRELGSRVVCLAEGAVLAEGTLDQVSGNPVVIERYLGR